In the Euphorbia lathyris chromosome 5, ddEupLath1.1, whole genome shotgun sequence genome, one interval contains:
- the LOC136228680 gene encoding calmodulin-like protein 30, giving the protein MSSRNSMSFLNFHGLSKKPSSNYKQKQTSNYKQKQTSNVPQTSNSPQPNEEEMKWVFSKYDTNKEGKISRQEFQSAMRGLGNNKGMSESEMGKAFEATDMNGDGFIEFKEFMEMMSNLGDGVRSSDLQSAFQAFDLDGNGKISAQELMEVLRKLGERCSLDACRKMIRGADSDGDGFIDVNEFINMMTSNIKSS; this is encoded by the coding sequence ATGTCATCAAGAAACAGCATGAGTTTTCTCAATTTCCATGGTCTTTCAAAAAAACCCTCATCAAATTACAAACAAAAACAGACATCAAATTACAAACAAAAACAGACATCAAATGTGCCCCAAACCTCTAATTCCCCCCAACCAAACGAagaagaaatgaaatgggtattTTCAAAATACGACACCAACAAAGAAGGAAAGATTTCACGGCAAGAATTTCAGTCAGCCATGAGAGGTTTAGGGAACAATAAGGGAATGAGCGAATCAGAGATGGGTAAAGCATTTGAAGCTACGGATATGAATGGAGATGGGTTTATAGAGTTTAAGGAATTTATGGAGATGATGAGTAATTTGGGGGATGGAGTGAGGAGTAGCGATCTTCAAAGTGCATTTCAAGCTTTTGATTTGGATGGAAATGGTAAAATAAGTGCACAGGAATTAATGGAGGTTTTGAGGAAATTGGGGGAGAGATGTAGCTTGGATGCTTGCCGGAAAATGATACGAGGAGCTGATTCCGATGGGGATGGTTTTATTGATGTTAATGAATTCATCAACATGATGACTAGTAATATCAAATCatcctag